The Kribbella jejuensis genome segment GAGCGGACCGGCCTCCCAGAGGTGGTACGCCGCTCGCTCGGCGAGTGAATCGTCACCCAGGCCGGTGGCCTCGATCGCGTCGGCGATACCTCGATGCAGCGACGCAGCCCGTCCGGGCGGGACGGACTCACAGACCGCCTCGCGGACGAGGTCGTGGGCGAAGCAGTACGTGAAGGGATCTCCCGGGGCGGGACCGGCGAGACCGAGGTCGCGGACCGGCTCCAGCCGCTCGAGACAACTCGCCACATCGGTCGCCACGACCCGTGCGAGCAGCGCCACCTCGACACTCCGGCCGGCGAGCGCGGCCACCTGCAGAAGCTCCTGAGTGCCGGGATCCAGCGCGGCCATACGGCCGCGAACCACGTCTCGCACGGTCAGCGGGACGCCACTGCGCACCACCGACTCCTCGGTCAGAGCGCTGCCGTCGGCGAGGAGCCGCGCCACCTCTTGGGCGAAGAACGGGTTGCCGGCGGTTCGCGTATGCACAGCACGCGAGATCTCCGGAGCGGGCAGGTCGCCCGTCTCGCGTCGGATCAGTTCGGCAACGCCTGCTTCGGCGAGCGGCCCGACGAGGATCCGGCGGTGGCCGGGAAGCCGGCTCGCAGCGGCAAGGACCCGGGACAGCTCGAGGCTGAGCGACGGATCCCGGTTACGCAGCGCCGCAACCACGGCGGTACCGGCGGGCAGTCGCGTGACGACATGGTCGAGCAGGTGTAACGAGGCAGGGTCAGCCCACTGGAGGTCATCGATGACGATCACCAAGGCGCGCTCGGACGTGGCCTCGGAGATGATCCCGACGACCTCCTCGAACAGCCGGAAGCGGGTGCTGTCGTCCGGCACCGGTGGTGCTGCGCCGGCGTCGCGAGACCCGATGAGGCGGCTCAGGTCGCCCGCGAGCCACTTCGCGCGACGAGTCGCCGGCCGACTCTCGAGGAGGGTCCGGACGACCTCGACCCACGGCCACATGGTGGGAGTGCCGCCACCCTGCAGGCCATGTCCCCACACCACCCGCGCGGCCCGATCCTTGGCGTGCCGGGCAACCTCTTGGAGGAGACGCGTCTTGCCGATGCCGGGCTCGCCCTCGAGCAGGACGACAGCCGTACCGGTCCCCAGCGCCGGCTCGACGGCGCTGCGGAGGATGCCGAATTCCTCCGTTCGGCCCACGAGACCGGTCGGCAGGGGACGGGGAGAAGACGGAGGAGTCTGCTCGAGCACGTACCGCCGGGCGGAACGCAACGCCGCGCCGGGGTCGATTCCGAGATCGTCAGCGAGCCGGCGGCGGATCACGTCGTACGCCGTCAGCGCCGCTGCCTGCTGGCCGGCGGCGCACAGCGAGCGGACCAGGGCAGCGTGCACCGGCTCGTGCAGCGGAGCCATGGTCGAGGCGAGGTGGAGAGCCGACAGCACCCGGTCGGGCTGGTTCAGCGAGATCGCAAGCTCCGCCGCTTCGACGCAGGCGTCGAAGAACTCGGCGTCGAGACCCGCGAAGATCGGGAGCGCAGAGGGACTCTGAGCGACGCCCTCTCCGGCCGGGCCGCTCCACAACTCCAGCGCGGCGGCGTACTGGTCGAGCGCGGCGGCGTCGCTGTTCTGGTCCCGGGCCGTGCCGACGAGTTGCCGGAAGCACGCGAGATCCAGGACGTCCGGTCCGGCGGTGCAGAGGTATCCGTTGGTGCTTCGCGCGATGAAGGTGCCCGGTTGCCGAGGGCGCAGGGCGGGCTCGAGGAGACGGCGGAGCGATCCGACGTACTTGTGGATCACGTTCAATGCGCTGGCCGGCTCGTTCTCGCCCCAGATCAGGTCGATCAGTTCGCCGGCGCCGATCGGTCTCCCGGCGCGTGCCAGCAACAGTGCGAGCAAGTAGGACTGCTGGCGTGGACCGGTGTCGACCTCGACGCCGCCGTGCCAGACGCGCAGCGGACCCAGGACCTGGAGCCTCAGCGATCCGGCGTCGCCGACAGGCTGCGCGTCGACGCTTCGAGATATCAGCGTCTCCGTCATGTCCGGCCCCCTCATCGACGGTCCGGCCTCCGCAGCACCCGGCGTCACGCGCTTCGGTCAAGTCGAACTCTAGAGGCTGGAGTCAGGCTCCAGCCAGCGATTCACTGCAAATCCACTGGCTGTCAACTGCGCTCTCCTACGGTCGACCGTGGCGTGCACGCTCTCGCCCCGGAGCGACTCCCCGCAGCCCAGGTCGAACGAGAAGGCGAGAACACCATGGCGACGATCACGACCCCCGACGGGGTGGAGCTGTTCTACAAGGACTGGGGATCGGGCCGCCCGATCGTCTTCAGTCACGGCTGGCCGCTGTCGGCCGACGACTGGGACAACCAGATGCTGTTCTTCCTCGGCCAGGGCTTCCGGGTCATCGCGCACGACCGCCGGGGACACGGAAGGTCCGCCCAGGTCTCCGACGGCCACGACATGAACCACTACGCCGACGACCTCGCGGCGCTCGTGACCCACCTCGATCTTCACGACGCCGTGCACGTCGGTCACTCGGCCGGCGGCGGCGAAGTGGTGCGCTACCTCGGGCGGCACGGCGAGGGACGCGTGGCGAAGGCCGTGCTGATCAGCTCCGTCGTACCGTCGCAGCAGCTCACCGACGCGAACCCTGACGGTCAGCCGCCCGAGGCCTTCGCTGGTCTCAAGCAGGGCATCGCGGCGAACCGGTCGGAGTTCTTCCGCGAGGTGGCCGCTGGGCCGTTCTACGGGTACAACCGGCCAGGAGCCGAACCGTCCGAGGCAGTCATCCAGAACTGGTGGCGCCAGGGCATGATGGGCTCGGCGAAGGCTCAGTACGACTGCGTCGACGCGTTCGCCCAGGAGGACTACACCGACGACCTGAAGAAGATCAGCGTGCCCGTCCTGGTCATGCAAGGCGACGACGACCAGATCGTTCCGTACCGCAGTACCGCGCCGCGGGCCGTCGAGATCCTCGCGAACGGAACGCTCAAGACCTACCCCGGCTGGCCGCACGGCATCCCGACCACGAACGCCGACGTCATCAACGCAGACATCCTCGAGTTCATCAAGTCCTGAAGGCCGGTGCCGGAACAGTCGGGGAGTCGGCGCGCGCTGTACGCCGAGCTGACCCGCCGCGAGGTGGTGCGCTCGGCGCGGAAGTTGTTCGGCCGGTACGGGTATGCGCAGACCACCGTCGAGAGCATCGCCCGGGATGCCGGGGTGTCAGCGGCGACGGTGTACGCGCAGTGCGGCGGCAAGGAGGGCCTGCTGCAGACGCTGATGGACATGTGGACCACCAGTCACCTGGTGCCGAGCATCATCGCCGAGTGCGCCGCCGCCGAGTCGGCGCACGCCAAGCTCGACGCGCTGGCCAGGGGCTACGTCGCGATCTACGCGGAGTCGGGCGACATCATCCGGATCGTGACCCGGGCCGCGGCCGGCGCGCCCGCGGCGGAGGCGTTTCTCAAGGTGGCCGACGAACGCCAGCAGAACGCGCTCCGGGACATCGTCACCGGCCTGCGGGACGTCGGCGGCCTCGCCGACGGGATCACGGTGGAGGAAGCGGTGCAGATCATCTTCTTCCACTTCCGGTACGCCCAGTTCGCGCTCGCCGCGGACGAGTTCGGCTGGGGTGCCGAACGCACGACCCGCTGGCTCACCGAGCGGGTCGAATCCGCGATCCTGAAGACCTAGCTCTCGGCCAGTGCCTTGCGGATGCGTTTCTCGGAGATCGGGTACGGCGTGCCGAGGGTCTGGGCGAACAGGCTGACGCGGAGTTCCTCGAGCATCCAGCGGACCTCCAGGAGCTCTGGGCTCGGGTACTTGCCGGTGGGGACCGCGCGGAGCTTCTTGCGGTACTCGTCGGTGAGCATGTCGACGACGGCCATTCCGGAACGGTCGCGCGCCGCGTTGGCGCCGAGCTTGTCGAGGCGCTGTTCCATGCCGCGCAGGTAGCGGACGAGATCGGGCAGACGCTTCGCGCCGGTCTCGGTGATGAAACCCGGATGCACGAGCCCTTCGAGTTGGCCGCGTACGTCGGACAGCGCGGCCAGCAACGCCGGCGAGGAGGCCCGGGAGATCTGCTTGTCGACCGTGCGCGCGTGCGCCAGTACCTGCTCGACCAGCTGCAGGATCGTCAGTACGGTGTCCGCGAGGTCCGACCGTACGGCGTCGCGCAGGATCGAGAACGCGGTCAGGTTCCACGCCGGTCCGCCGGCCGCGGCCATCAACTGGTCGACGGCCGCGCCGATCGCGTCGTCCAGCAACTCGCCGACGTTGCGATGCGGTCCGGCCATCAGCGTCATCTTCTGCTGATTGCTCAGGTGGCGCTGTACAACGTCGATCACGGACGGCATGGTCAGCAGCAGAAGCCGGCGGGTGCCCGCCCACATCGCGGCGGCCTGATCCCGCTCGGTCTCCTGCAGGCGGATCGCGACGGTCTTGCCCTCGTCGACGAGCGCCGGGTACCCCGCGACGGTCAGGCCGTTGCGGTGTTCGGAGAAGCTGCGGGGGAGATCGCCGAACGTCCAGTCGGTCAGCCCGGACTTCTCCAGGCCACTGACCGCCTTCGACGCGACCTGCGAGATCGCGGCCTTCGTCTTCGGCTTCAGCTTCTCCTTGAGCTTCGCCAGGTCCTTGCCCTCGGCCACCGTCTTGCCTTTGTCGTCCTCGATCCGGAACGTCATCCGCAGGTGCTCCGGCACCCGCGTCCAGTCCCAGTCGGCCGGTTCGATGACCACGCCGCGCAGTTCCCGGAGCGCGCGGGCCATCGCGTCGGTCAGCGGCCCGGACGCGGGATCCAGCTCGGGCAGGATCTGCCGTGCGTGATCCGGCGCCGGGACGATGTTCCGCCGGATGTTCTTCGGCAGCGACTTGATCAGCGTGGTGACGAGTTCCTCGCGGAACCCGGGTACGGTCCACTCGAAGCCGTCCGCGGTGACCTGGTTCAGCACGAGGAGCGGGATGTGCACGGTTACACCGTCCGCATCGGTGCCGGGTTCGAACGCGTAGGTGAGGTCGAAGGTCATCCCGTTCTGCGACCAGTGCAGCGGGAACTCCTCCTCGCGCACCTCGGCGCCCTCCCGGACCACGAGCGAACGCTCGAAATCGAGCAGGTCGTGGTCGCGCTGCCGGGCCGTCTTCCACCAGGTGTCGAAGTGCCGCCCGGTGACCACCTCGGCGCCGATCCGTTCGTCGTAGAACGCGAACAGCGTCTCGTCGTCGACCAGCAGATCGCGCCGGCGGGTCCGTTCCTCGAGTTCCTCGACCTCTTCGATCAGCTTGCGGTTCTCGTGGAAGAACTTGTGGTGGGTGTCCCAGTCGCCCTCGACCAGCGCGTGCCGGATGAACAGCTCGCGGGACACCACCGGGTCGACCTTGCCGTAGTTGACCTTGCGCCGGGCAACGATCGGTACGCCGTACAGCGTGACTTTCTCGTACGCCATCACGGCGCCGGCCTTGCGCTCCCAGTGCGGTTCGGAGTACGACCGTTTGATCAGGTGTGGCGCGAGGTCTTCGGCCCACTCGGGCTCGATCTTCGCGTTCACCCGGGCCCAGAGCTTCGAGGTCTCGACGAGCTCGGCGGCCATCACGAACTGCGGCGGCTTCTTGAACAGCCCGGAGCCCGGGAAGATCGCGAACTTCGTCCCGCGGGCGCCGAGGTACTGGTGCTGGTTCGCCGGGTCCTTCATGCCGAGGTGGCTCAGCAGACCCGACATCAGCGAGATGTGCACGCTGTTCGGGTCGGCCGGTTCGCCGCTGTTCAGCTTGACGCCGATCTGCGACGCGACCTGACGGAGCTGCGCATAGATGTCCTGCCACTCGCGGACCCGCAGATAGTTCAGGTACTCGTTGCGGCACATCCGGCGGAACTGGTTCCCGGACAGCTCCTTCTGCTGCTTCTTCAGGTAACCCCAGAGGTTCAGGTATCCGAGGAAGTCGCTGTTCGGGTCGCGGAACCGCGCGTGCGCCTGCTGCGCCTGCGCCTCCGCGTCGGTCGGCCGTTCGCGCGGGTCCTGGATCGAGAGCGCGGCGGCGATCACCATCACCTCGCGGACGCAGGCGTGTTTGTCGGCCTCGACGATCATCCGGGCCAGCCGCGGGTCGAGCGGGATCTGCGCGAGCTGCCGGCCGATCGGTGTGAGCCGGCCGCCCTTCGGGTTCTCGATCGCGCCGAGCTCGGTCAGCAGTTGCAGACCGTCGGTGATGCTGCGCTTGTCCGGCTCGTCGATGAACGGGAACGCGGCGATGTCGCCGAGCCCGATCGCGGTCATCTGCAAGATGACGCTCGCGAGGTTGGTCCGCAGGATCTCCGGATCGGTGAACTCCGGGCGGTTCTCGAAGTCCTCCTCGGAGTACAGCCGGATGCAGATGCCGTCGCTGGTCCGGCCGCTGCGGCCCTTGCGCTGGTTCGCGCTCGCCTGCGACACCGGTTCGATCGGCAGGTGCTGGACCTTGGTGCGGTGGCTGTACCGCGAGATGCGCGCCGTACCGGGGTCGATCACGTACTTGATGCCCGGGACCGTCAGCGAGGTCTCGGCGACGTTCGTGGCGAGCACGATCCGGCGGTTCGCGTGCGGCTGGAAGACGCGGTGCTGCTCGGCGTTCGAGAGCCGCGCGTACAGCGGGAGGATCTCGGTGGTACGGCGAACGCCCGAGAACTTGTCGTTCAGCGCGTCGGCGGTGTCGCGGATCTCGCGCTCCCCGGACAGGAACACCAGGACGTCGCCGTCCGCCTCGTACTCGAGCTCGTCGACGGCGTCCAGGATCGCCTGCGTCTGGTCGCGGTCGATCGTGCTCGGGTCGTCCGGGTCGTTGACCGGGCGGTACCGCACCTCGACCGGGTAGGTCCGGCCGGACACCTCGACGATCGGCGCGGGGTTGCCCTTGGCGTCCGCGAAGTGCGCGGCGAACCGCTCCGGGTCGATGGTGGCGGAGGTGATGATCACCTTGAGGTCCGGGCGGCGGGGGAGCAGCCGTTTCAGGTACCCGAGGATGAAGTCGATGTTGAGGCTGCGCTCGTGCGCCTCGTCGATGATGAGTGTGTCGTACCGGGTGAGGTCGCGGTCGCGCTGCAGCTCGTTGAGCAGGATGCCGTCGGTCATCAGCTTGACCAGCGAACGTTCGCTCACCTTGTCGGTGAACCGTACGGCGAAACCGATCGTCTCGCCCAGCTCGGTGCCGAGCTCCTCCGCGATCCGCTCGGCGACCGTTCGCGCGGCCAGCCGGCGCGGCTGGGTGTGACCGATCATGCCGCGGATGCCCCGGCCCAGCTCGAGACAGATCTTCGGGATCTGCGTGGTCTTCCCGGAACCGGTCTCACCCGCGACCACCACGACCTGGTGCTCGCGGATCGCGTCCGCGATCTCGTCCTTCAGCTGACTGACCGGCAAGTCTTCCGGATAGGAAATCTCCGGCACAGCAGCCCGCCGCACCTCAACCCGCCGCTCAGCCTGCTCAACCGCCCCGACCACGGCCCGCAGCTCGCCAGCCCGCTTCTTGGGATCGGTCGTCCGCCGAACCCGCTCCAACCGCCGCCCCAACTGCTCCCGGTCGTACGCCGTCAGCCCCTCAAGCCGCCCAACCACCTCCCCCAAACTCACCCCACTCGCCAGCTCATCTACCCTGCCGCGACTCCGCCCAGCCCCATCCCGGCCACCTGGCCCACCGCCATCCCGGCCACCTGGCCCACCGCCATCCCGGCCACCTGGCCCACCGCCATCCCGGCCACCTGGCCCACCGCCATCCCGGCCACCGCGCCCGGCGCCATACGGGCCACGTCGCCCCGCCACACCACGTTCGGCGCGATCCAAGCCAGCGCTCCCGGCGCGATCCAAGCCAGCGCTCCCGGCGCGATCCAAGCCAGCGCTCCCGGCGCGATCCAAGCCAGCGCGCCCGGTCCCGTCGCGGCCATTGCGCCCACCGGCATCCGGGCCACTCTGCTCGGCGCCTTCCTGGCGAGCCTGCCCATTGCCGCGCGGGCGGCGCTCTGCGCCGCTGGCCTCTGCTGTGGCGCGCGACGTGTCGACGCTCGCCGCGGGACGGTCGCTTGCAGCTGCGCCGGGGGACTGTTCCGTGGGGGCCGATTGGCCTCTTCCGCCGCGGCGGCGTCGGCGGGGTGCCGGGGACGGGGTGGGGGCTGGGGATGGACTCGTGGACTCGGTCCGGGCATCAGGCATAACTCATCCAGTTTAGGCGGCCACCCCCAACCCATCACCCGGATTACCGACCACCCAGCCCATCACATTCGGCCCGGGACAAGAACCGCACGCGAGAGCTGCGTGGTCGGCACGGATCGCGGTGGCCTGGAGACCCGCCAGACGTGCACCGACCCCTCGACCCCGAGGACCGGGTGGGGGAGGCCGGCGGGACGCGTTCAGTCGCGCGATGACGGAACGTTGACGACGAGGACCGCGGTAGGGAAGCCCAGGCTTCAGCCCTGCACCGACACGTTGACCGCGGAGGCCGGGATCGGGATGTCCGGGGACGCGTCCAGTCGTGGACCGACGCCTTGACCGCGGGGACCGGGATCGGGATGTCCGGGGACGCGTCCAGTCGTGGACCGACGCCTTGACCGCAAGTGCCGAGGGGGGAGTCCGGTGGGGCGTGTACGGTCGTGCGCCGGCAGTTGGTCCGTGAGGGGGGGGTTTGGGATATCCGGGGAAAGGCGTCCAGTCGTGCACTTATCTCTTGACCGCAAGCGCCGAGGCGGGGGAGTCCGGGGGATGTGTTCGATTGTGTGCGGGCGTTTCTCCGCGAGGGCCATGGGGTGACCAGCGGGAGGTTCAGTCGTGGGGGGAGGGGACCTTGACGGCTAGGACTGGGACGGGGGATTCGAGGAGGACTCGTTGGGCGGTGCTGCCGAGGATCAGTTTGCCGACGGGGCTGCGGCGGCGGAGGCCGAGGACGATCAGGCCTACGTCGTCGGCGGCGGCTGCCTTCAGGAGCGCGCCCGCCACGTCGCCCTCCGACAACGCCTGCTCGATCGTCACCTCGACGCCGGCCTCGCGGAGCTTGGTCTCGGCGGCCGCCAACTCGTCGGCGTTGGCGTAGCGGGCGTCGATGTAGGAGTCGCCGCGGCTCGTGTTCAGCAGCAGGATCGACGCTCCCCGCAGCGTGGCTTCGGCCGCCGCCGCGCTCAGCGCCGCCTCACCTTCGGGCGTTGGTACGTATCCGACGAGAATCTTCACGCCCCCCACTCTCCCATGCGCGCGCACCCAAGCCACTCACCAACCGCACCGCGACCCCTGGACCCACACCATTCACCAACCGCACCGCGACCCCTCGACCCGCGCGATTCATCAGCCGACCCGCGTCGGTGGGTGGGTTCGGTGGTTCGGTGGGTGGGTTCGGTGGGGCGGGGAGTCGTGGGGCGGTGGGTGGGTTCGTGGGGCGAGAGGTGGTGGTTGATGAGCCGTGTGGGACGAGCGGTCCCGCCGCCTCTCGACGCATGGCTGTCGGAGCGGTCCCAGACGTTGGCTCGTCGGCTTGGGGAGTGTCGTGGGGCGTCCCGGTAGGTTGGAGGGCGTGGTGGAGCTTCAGGTGGTGTTGCCGGATGAGGCTGCCGGGATGGGGCCGGGGCGGTTGGTTGAGGTGGCGGTTGCGGCGGAGGAGTTGGGGTATGGGACGGCGTGGTTGCCTGATCATCTGCCTCCGCCGGGGGAGTTCGGGTCGACGTACGGGGGTGTGTACGAGCCGCTCGTGACGATCGGGTACCTAGCTGCGCGGACGACTCGTATCCGGTTCGGTACGTCCGTGCTTGTGTTGCCGCTGCGGA includes the following:
- a CDS encoding BTAD domain-containing putative transcriptional regulator, producing MTETLISRSVDAQPVGDAGSLRLQVLGPLRVWHGGVEVDTGPRQQSYLLALLLARAGRPIGAGELIDLIWGENEPASALNVIHKYVGSLRRLLEPALRPRQPGTFIARSTNGYLCTAGPDVLDLACFRQLVGTARDQNSDAAALDQYAAALELWSGPAGEGVAQSPSALPIFAGLDAEFFDACVEAAELAISLNQPDRVLSALHLASTMAPLHEPVHAALVRSLCAAGQQAAALTAYDVIRRRLADDLGIDPGAALRSARRYVLEQTPPSSPRPLPTGLVGRTEEFGILRSAVEPALGTGTAVVLLEGEPGIGKTRLLQEVARHAKDRAARVVWGHGLQGGGTPTMWPWVEVVRTLLESRPATRRAKWLAGDLSRLIGSRDAGAAPPVPDDSTRFRLFEEVVGIISEATSERALVIVIDDLQWADPASLHLLDHVVTRLPAGTAVVAALRNRDPSLSLELSRVLAAASRLPGHRRILVGPLAEAGVAELIRRETGDLPAPEISRAVHTRTAGNPFFAQEVARLLADGSALTEESVVRSGVPLTVRDVVRGRMAALDPGTQELLQVAALAGRSVEVALLARVVATDVASCLERLEPVRDLGLAGPAPGDPFTYCFAHDLVREAVCESVPPGRAASLHRGIADAIEATGLGDDSLAERAAYHLWEAGPLIDPARTVSALLRAGALATAKTALRDAERHLTRAVERARGAALLEVELEALSRLIAVAGMRSLYRAASVDLLERAESVAKTLGQERQAASFLFSRWAAHVQGLEYERSGVLADRLLEQGSTSSDPVVRGYGDAAWGIQQWHLGHVGASYRHLTATASPGLPDDHHPDPVWDGLRLLIAATLAEISAYHGKSARAREALDRLVTDAGDDAYATAVATCMAARTASVVGDPEWALQVADRGIAADPQFSFGFIGTYHRLARCWALALTGRDPGAAADAAERLIVANLTNPVRSCVSTWYALLAEMRLAAGTPDAAAVALDQADGFRDRYGQRSADGLLLLVRARLAKVVGDPVTAVRLAGQARFVAGRQEAYLFVQRAELLLGDLSG
- a CDS encoding alpha/beta fold hydrolase, which translates into the protein MATITTPDGVELFYKDWGSGRPIVFSHGWPLSADDWDNQMLFFLGQGFRVIAHDRRGHGRSAQVSDGHDMNHYADDLAALVTHLDLHDAVHVGHSAGGGEVVRYLGRHGEGRVAKAVLISSVVPSQQLTDANPDGQPPEAFAGLKQGIAANRSEFFREVAAGPFYGYNRPGAEPSEAVIQNWWRQGMMGSAKAQYDCVDAFAQEDYTDDLKKISVPVLVMQGDDDQIVPYRSTAPRAVEILANGTLKTYPGWPHGIPTTNADVINADILEFIKS
- a CDS encoding TetR/AcrR family transcriptional regulator, encoding MPEQSGSRRALYAELTRREVVRSARKLFGRYGYAQTTVESIARDAGVSAATVYAQCGGKEGLLQTLMDMWTTSHLVPSIIAECAAAESAHAKLDALARGYVAIYAESGDIIRIVTRAAAGAPAAEAFLKVADERQQNALRDIVTGLRDVGGLADGITVEEAVQIIFFHFRYAQFALAADEFGWGAERTTRWLTERVESAILKT
- the hrpA gene encoding ATP-dependent RNA helicase HrpA, translated to MVGRLEGLTAYDREQLGRRLERVRRTTDPKKRAGELRAVVGAVEQAERRVEVRRAAVPEISYPEDLPVSQLKDEIADAIREHQVVVVAGETGSGKTTQIPKICLELGRGIRGMIGHTQPRRLAARTVAERIAEELGTELGETIGFAVRFTDKVSERSLVKLMTDGILLNELQRDRDLTRYDTLIIDEAHERSLNIDFILGYLKRLLPRRPDLKVIITSATIDPERFAAHFADAKGNPAPIVEVSGRTYPVEVRYRPVNDPDDPSTIDRDQTQAILDAVDELEYEADGDVLVFLSGEREIRDTADALNDKFSGVRRTTEILPLYARLSNAEQHRVFQPHANRRIVLATNVAETSLTVPGIKYVIDPGTARISRYSHRTKVQHLPIEPVSQASANQRKGRSGRTSDGICIRLYSEEDFENRPEFTDPEILRTNLASVILQMTAIGLGDIAAFPFIDEPDKRSITDGLQLLTELGAIENPKGGRLTPIGRQLAQIPLDPRLARMIVEADKHACVREVMVIAAALSIQDPRERPTDAEAQAQQAHARFRDPNSDFLGYLNLWGYLKKQQKELSGNQFRRMCRNEYLNYLRVREWQDIYAQLRQVASQIGVKLNSGEPADPNSVHISLMSGLLSHLGMKDPANQHQYLGARGTKFAIFPGSGLFKKPPQFVMAAELVETSKLWARVNAKIEPEWAEDLAPHLIKRSYSEPHWERKAGAVMAYEKVTLYGVPIVARRKVNYGKVDPVVSRELFIRHALVEGDWDTHHKFFHENRKLIEEVEELEERTRRRDLLVDDETLFAFYDERIGAEVVTGRHFDTWWKTARQRDHDLLDFERSLVVREGAEVREEEFPLHWSQNGMTFDLTYAFEPGTDADGVTVHIPLLVLNQVTADGFEWTVPGFREELVTTLIKSLPKNIRRNIVPAPDHARQILPELDPASGPLTDAMARALRELRGVVIEPADWDWTRVPEHLRMTFRIEDDKGKTVAEGKDLAKLKEKLKPKTKAAISQVASKAVSGLEKSGLTDWTFGDLPRSFSEHRNGLTVAGYPALVDEGKTVAIRLQETERDQAAAMWAGTRRLLLLTMPSVIDVVQRHLSNQQKMTLMAGPHRNVGELLDDAIGAAVDQLMAAAGGPAWNLTAFSILRDAVRSDLADTVLTILQLVEQVLAHARTVDKQISRASSPALLAALSDVRGQLEGLVHPGFITETGAKRLPDLVRYLRGMEQRLDKLGANAARDRSGMAVVDMLTDEYRKKLRAVPTGKYPSPELLEVRWMLEELRVSLFAQTLGTPYPISEKRIRKALAES
- a CDS encoding universal stress protein — its product is MKILVGYVPTPEGEAALSAAAAEATLRGASILLLNTSRGDSYIDARYANADELAAAETKLREAGVEVTIEQALSEGDVAGALLKAAAADDVGLIVLGLRRRSPVGKLILGSTAQRVLLESPVPVLAVKVPSPHD